In Leishmania mexicana MHOM/GT/2001/U1103 complete genome, chromosome 20, one genomic interval encodes:
- a CDS encoding metallo-peptidase, Clan MA(E), Family M3 codes for MLRRLVSCASPLRLRGCGAAGVFGNVRFTSTADASAAAPISSSKASTYGTVPDIPNLNFLSSPDNLLNTVDGTVEVCEALLKAIPKAKTPQAKHDLIDSTSNVLCLLLDPCEFVRQIHPDENYKRGASLAFQKGYEYMCEVNSRRDLYDVIKELDSPEGRKGLTPESVKNVVQLRRDMENNGIHLADAQRAKVTEMNIEKEELAMRFLTEQGSTNPFGTLRYLLQCRYELAQLLGFESYAEQQLRGTMLENQENVWHFLCSIASKYRLQAEAEMDLIRKNVGEVRNRVNITDEYRARVASSMRRDAEPENALEYFSVANCVRGIQCLCSEVFGVKLEEVPLNPEEVINTSVKKFHVYDEHKRFLGVIVLDMYMNEMKYCQAGHLTLQLGCVPHQEALATVGLRLPKRQYPVVVLTANVGALKPAQRRPDGTYDDESTLMQPNEVTTVFHEFGHAMHTIFGQTQVQNLAGTRSSIDYVETFSQLFEQFLSSHEFLKLWAHRINTREPISFDVVQKRNSAANMFKHLDMLDQVVLSAVDQALHGPQPLTVYFPHGDQGHVGKRTLGDLGDYGRGGFNMARALIQVAKPVSVAEPTEAGVLSTLSFEHLSGYPAGYYGYLYSLSVARRIWTQKFERDPLNRDAGRELVEKVMCHGAACDPRETIEKYLGDNLTDIDIWA; via the coding sequence ATGCTTCGCCGACTTGTATCctgcgcatcgccgctgcggttgcGGGGCTGTGGGGCGGCTGGTGTCTTCGGTAATGTCCGTTTTACTTCCACTGCGGAcgcatcggcagcagcgcccatCAGCTCCTCCAAGGCGTCGACCTACGGCACTGTTCCCGATATCCCGAACCTGAACTTCCTTTCCAGCCCTGATAACCTGCTTAACACCGTGGATGGCACGGTGGAGGTGTGCGAGGCGTTGCTGAAGGCGATTCCAAAGGCCAAGACGCCACAGGCAAAGCATGACCTCATCGACTCCACCAGCAACGTGCTCTGTCTGCTGCTGGACCCGTGCGAATTTGTGCGTCAAATTCACCCAGACGAGAACTACAAGCGTGgcgcctccctcgccttccAGAAGGGGTACGAGTACATGTGTGAGGTGAACTCGCGGCGCGACCTCTACGACGTCATTAAGGAGCTCGATAGTCCGGAGGGCCGCAAAGGCCTGACGCCGGAGTCCGTCAAGAACGTCGTGCAGCTGAGGAGGGACATGGAGAACAACGGCATCCATCTTgcagacgcgcagcgcgccAAGGTGACGGAGATGAACATCGAGAAGGAAGAACTTGCGATGCGCTTCTTGACTGAGCAGGGCTCGACCAACCCTTTCGGCACTCTCCGGTACCTCCTTCAGTGCCGCTACGAGCTGGCGCAGTTGCTGGGGTTTGAGAGCTACGCCGAGCAACAGCTGCGCGGGACGATGCTGGAGAATCAGGAGAACGTGTGGCACTTCCTTTGTAGCATTGCGAGCAAATATCGTCTGCAGGCGGAGGCAGAGATGGACCTCATTCGTAAAAATGTCGGTGAGGTGCGCAATCGTGTCAACATCACCGATGAATACCGAGCCCGCGTAGCGTCCTCGATGCGGCGCGATGCGGAGCCGGAGAATGCGCTGGAATACTTTTCCGTCGCGAACTGCGTGCGTGGCATTCAGTGTCTCTGCTCAGAGGTCTTCGGTGtgaagctggaggaggtccCTCTCAACCCCGAAGAGGTTATCAACACCAGTGTCAAGAAGTTTCATGTGTACGATGAGCACAAGAGGTTCCTCGGCGTGATTGTGCTGGACATGTACATGAACGAGATGAAGTACTGCCAGGCTGGTCACTTGACGCTGCAACTCGGCTGCGTGCCGCACCAGGAGGCCCTCGCCACGGTGGGGCTGCGCCTACCAAAGCGGCAGTACCCGGTGGTTGTGCTCACTGCAAATGTTGGCGCGCTAaagccggcgcagcgccgccccgaTGGCACATACGACGATGAGTCCACCCTAATGCAGCCGAACGAGGTGACGACCGTTTTCCATGAGTTTGGCCACGCCATGCACACCATCTTTGGACAGACCCAGGTGCAAAACTTGGCCGGCACGCGCTCAAGCATCGACTACGTTGAGACGTTCTCGCAGCTCTTTGAGCAGTTCCTCTCGTCGCACGAGTTCTTAAAGCTGTGGGCGCACCGCATCAACACTCGTGAGCCGATATCCTTCGACGTTGTGCAGAAGCGCAACAGCGCAGCGAACATGTTCAAGCACCTGGATATGCTGGACCAGGTGGTGCTCTCCGCGGTGGACCAGGCGCTGCACGGGCCGCAGCCGTTAACGGTGTACTTCCCGCACGGGGACCAGGGTCACGTGGGCAAGCGCACGCTCGGTGACCTGGGCGACTACGGCCGCGGTGGGTTCAACATGGCACGGGCCCTCATTCAGGTGGCGAAGCCGGTCTCCGTCGCCGAGCCGACCGAAGCGGGCGTCCTGAGTACGCTATCCTTTGAGCACCTTTCTGGATACCCGGCAGGTTACTACGGCTACCTGTACAGCCTGAGCGTGGCGCGTCGAATCTGGACGCAAAAGTTCGAGCGCGACCCGCTCAACCGCGATGCCGGGCGTGAGCTGGTAGAGAAAGTCATGTgccacggcgccgcctgtGACCCACGCGAAACCATCGAGAAATACCTCGGCGACAACCTCACAGATATTGATATTTGGGCCTAA
- a CDS encoding putative chaperone protein DNAj: protein MGAVKFHLYKILGVPVESSTEDVTRAYRRLALKYHPDRNPEGVEKFKSISNAYAVLSDPERRAAYDLTGFVSDFADSSHVMSDEAARQQRSAELADQVRSFFATYAGSAEERADVVRGYEKCNGDFKKMVRGYLLFDNGVEAEVQRLHRLVSTLIEMGNLSRTPAWESTSTPEAVLRLEKAMHRERQAAEKVLKNMAGSGTSAAGTADGDLSSLQVMIRQRQQSSYESMLNHLESKYVTKEKSARESSKRAREAAPTAREDERASKKNRKASRHR from the coding sequence ATGGGCGCTGTCAAGTTTCACCTTTACAAAATCCTTGGTGTCCCCGTGGAAAGCTCTACCGAGGATGTCACGCGCGCATATCGGCGTCTCGCACTCAAGTACCACCCCGACCGCAACCCAGAGGGCGTGGAAAAGTTCAAGAGTATCTCGAATGCCTATGCCGTGCTCTCTGACCCTGAGCGACGCGCGGCATACGACCTGACAGGCTTTGTCTCGGATTTCGCAGACTCATCGCACGTCATGTCAGATGAGGCGGCTCGCCAGCAGCGCTCTGCGGAGCTAGCGGATCAGGTGCGCAGCTTCTTTGCCACCTACGCTGGATCTGCAGAGGAGCGGGCGGACGTCGTGCGCGGCTATGAAAAGTGCAACGGCGACTTCAAAAAGATGGTGCGAGGGTATCTTCTCTTCGACAACGGCGTtgaggcggaggtgcagcggctgcatcGCCTTGTGTCAACGCTGATCGAGATGGGGAATCTATCGCGAACACCGGCGTGGGAGTCAACGAGCACCCCCGAGGCTGTCCTCAGGCTGGAAAAAGCCATGCACCGTGAGCGTCAGGCGGCAGAGAAGGTGCTGAAAAATATGGCCGGCAGCGGTACCAGTGCAGCAGGCACCGCAGACGGCGACCTTAGCAGTCTTCAAGTTATGAttcggcagcgacagcagtcTTCATACGAGTCAATGCTGAACCACCTTGAGAGCAAGTACGTGAcaaaggagaagagcgcaCGGGAGTCGAgcaagcgcgcacgcgaggCCGCACCGACCGCTCGCGAAGACGAGCGTGCTTCCAAAAAGAATCGCAAAGCCTCTCGTCACCGGTAG
- a CDS encoding ATP-dependent RNA helicase-like protein: MALKKTFKQRIRKNDMKQRHQIGSGLRKRMGAARRIHNRYDSVDDGTRPMEMIVSEIAEGTAVPSQEAVLDPRSLTDLLLRPAETPVDNNSASASANTATTSSAVASKSNGCSAAPSRRGSWKSSALLTSVPLAAEKVLLSLPLAPDDPLALPDTRVFEEEERQQRLAREVAARQKENKNLYRHSGQPYLFWERVGLHPALLQALRELHFTHPTPVQEEVLPHVLASGDEGLARQMSDQADKKSKRHKRAGGAAGSAGQDVVVSAETGSGKTLVFALPLLQDLLTSLDRERVSAVAPTSSAETVHEKAMAQAGSDAAATRAELKAKRQKRIMHSLIISPTRELALQIHAAIRQLTTFAPQVMVGCVVGGMAQERQQRVLNRHPHILICTPGRLWDLVQKNEGCYLGHSVSRRLHYVVLDEADKMLQSGRFAELQTLLERIHCEVLPAGFAQDREEGAEPGEIAVESGRWDPDTETFIPFDKEEAGATKPKAKKSVAETVTEASGAPVRTKKGKKRAREAMEAAAEDVSSSSKMKKAKKVAADVTPGKSRKTAKTSAKQAASLREEEEEKATDEEETASRYGDTNAETEYGDGRHKKDEPQPIPMPPEPAAGHRVITYVTSATLSLQTNYERRDFSARKSIIRTSNADVLNKVLQQLEIKLSNAQVFSLAETANVAARINETYLRCPDNSKDLYLYYFLKTYHDDRAIVFVNAISMLRRLVKLLEVLGIAVVGLHASMQQRQRLKFIDKFKQGKIHVLVATDVASRGLDIDGLKYVVHYQVPRTTEAYIHRCGRTARCGGTGLSVLLVNAQEHMSFRKLMESLGRKESEVETFAMQATIVHQLHSHLRIAWQIDKLQKEIGKSRASNQWVKRMTKEADLETDDMYDDTADAENREKQKAIRILQRELQLLGRKFTGQYGGKGAFRTSAYALGAKQAEQHLKERADRQTIRVASKKKNFAAKGEK; this comes from the coding sequence ATGGCGCTCAAGAAGACGTTCAAGCAGCGCATTCGCAAGAATGACatgaagcagcggcaccagaTCGGCTCTGGCTTACGCAAGCGCATGGGTGCCGCTCGTCGCATCCACAACCGTTACGACTCGGTGGATGACGGGACACGACCGATGGAGATGATCGTGTCTGAGATTGCAGAAGGTACTGCTGTGCCGAGTCAAGAGGCGGTTCTCGACCCCCGCAGTCTGACagacctgctgctgcgtccgGCTGAGACACCCGTGGACAACAACAGCGCGTCGGCAAGCGCTAACACCGCCACCACTTCTTCTGCTGTCGCATCAAAGTCGAACGgttgcagcgccgccccatCGAGGAGGGGGTCGTGGAAGTCGTCCGCACTCCTCACCTCTGTCCCACTTGCAGCCGAgaaggtgctgctgtcgctgccctTAGCTCCCGATGACCCGCTTGCCTTGCCGGACACCCGCGtcttcgaggaggaggagcggcagcagcgcctggcgagagaggtggcggccaGGCAGAAAGAAAACAAGAACCTGTACCGCCACAGCGGCCAACCCTACCTCTTTTGGGAGCGTGTTGGGCTTCATCCTGCACTCCTTCAGGCGCTACGGGAGCTGCACTTCACCCATCCCACCCccgtgcaggaggaggtgctccCGCACGTCCTGGCGAGCGGCGACGAGGGGCTAGCAAGGCAGATGAGTGACCAAGCGGacaagaagagcaagaggcACAAGCGagccggtggcgctgctggcagcgCCGGTCAGGATGTGGTGGTGTCGGCCGAAacgggcagcggcaagaCGCTGGTGTTTGCGCTGCCCCTCTTACAGGACCTGCTCACCTCGCTGGACAGGGAGAGGGTCAGCGCCGTTGCGCCAACTTCGTCGGCAGAGACTGTGCACGAAAAAGCGATGGCCCAGGCGGGTTcggacgccgctgccacgcgaGCCGAGCTGAAGGCGAAACGCCAGAAGCGTATCATGCACTCTCTCATCATTTCTCCAACGCGCGAGCTTGCCCTCCAAATCCACGCGGCTATTCGCCAGCTGACCACGTTCGCGCCGCAGGTGATGGTGGGTTGTGTGGTCGGCGGCATGGCCCaggagcgccagcagcgcgtcttGAACCGACACCCACACATTCTCATATGCACCCCAGGTCGTTTGTGGGACCTGGTGCAGAAGAACGAGGGCTGCTACCTCGGTCACAGTGTCAGCCGGCGCCTGCACTACGTCGTCCTCGATGAGGCTGACAAGATGCTGCAATCAGGACGCTTTGCCGAACTGCAGACCTTGCTGGAGCGCATCCACTGCgaggtgctgccggcggGTTTCGCGCAGGACCGTGAGGAGGGTGCCGAGCCGGGCGAGATCGCCGTCGAGAGCGGTCGCTGGGACCCCGATACCGAGACGTTTATTCCATtcgacaaggaggaggcaggCGCGACAAAGCCGAAGGCGAAGAAATCGGTGGCGGAGACCGTCACCGAGGCGAGTGGGGCACCAGTGAGGACAAAGAAAGGCAAGAAGCGCGCTCGCGAagccatggaggcggcggcggaagacGTCTCATCAAGTTCCAAGATGAAGAAGGCAAAGAAGGTTGCTGCAGATGTGACGCCAGGAAAGAGTCGCAAAACGGCCAAAACATCTGCGAAACAGGCAGCCAGCttgagggaggaagaggaagagaaggcgacagacgaggaggaaacAGCGAGCAGGTATGGCGACACGAACGCCGAGACGGAGTACGGTGATGGCCGCCATAAGAAGGACGAGCCGCAGCCTATCCCGATGCCGCCGGAGCCGGCTGCGGGGCACCGTGTCATCACCTACGTCACGTCTGCCACTCTGTCGCTGCAGACAAACTATGAGCGGCGCGACTTCTCGGCTCGCAAGAGCATCATTCGCACCTCGAACGCCGATGTGCTGAACAAGGTTCTGCAGCAACTCGAGATCAAGCTCAGTAATGCACAagtcttctctctcgcggAGACGGCCAACGTCGCGGCGCGCATCAACGAGACGTACCTCCGCTGCCCTGACAACAGCAAAGACCTGTATCTGTACTACTTCCTCAAGACCTACCACGACGATCGCGCCATCGTCTTCGTGAACGCGATTTCCATGCTGCGGCGCTTGGTAAAGCTACTCGAGGTGCTCGGGATTGCCGTGGTGGGCCTGCATGCctcgatgcagcagcgccagcgtctGAAGTTCATCGACAAGTTCAAGCAAGGCAAAATCCACGTGCTCGTGGCCACCGACGTTGCATCGCGCGGTTTGGACATTGATGGACTCAAGTACGTTGTTCACTATCAGGTACCGCGCACCACCGAGGCGTACATCCACCGGTGCGGCCGCacggcgcgctgcggcggcaccggcctTTCTGTGCTGCTCGTCAACGCTCAAGAGCACATGTCGTTTCGCAAGCTGATGGAGTCCCTCGGTCGGAAGGAGAGTGAGGTGGAGACGTTTGCGATGCAGGCGACGATTGTGCACCAGCTCCACAGTCACCTGCGCATTGCGTGGCAGATTGATaagctgcagaaggagaTTGGGAAGTCCCGTGCGAGCAATCAGTGGGTGAAGCGGATGACGAAAGAGGCGGACCTGGAGACGGACGACATGTACGACGACACCGCAGACGCCGAGAATCGCGAAAAGCAGAAGGCCATTCGCATCTTGCAGCGCGAGCTTCAGCTGCTGGGACGGAAGTTCACGGGCCAGTATGGCGGCAAGGGTGCCTTCCGCACGAGCGCATACGCTCTGGGCGCCAAGCAAGCAGAGCAGCACctgaaggagcgcgccgaccgcCAGACGATTCGCGTGGCGAGCAAGAAGAAAAACTTTGCAGCGAAGGGCGAAAAGTAG
- a CDS encoding putative gamma-tubulin complex subunit, with protein sequence MSSTTDWTRFLAALEKRGVRFDQVQYATDRQEVIRATGITDALSIAVVETEWQRHCNGVRDASRAIPPNHQGVSASNPIPTRPLAPLLSQLAPDERGPTTSARASNGGMAGLPALHELSQLTRLPEELQDTVLATEVLSAAVGLGGVFLQYTPPAPGTSSGISPKEGFQVSPLVPASMRSLCETVLPVADAFMALRCIEKAEYSSRSLVLMALGEVVSEINTSYAHQVSKLQLWSEGRPMPLMGVVSEILRVGHHVVRLRQMLPMDLICTALAEAAAAAPTSSTLTSPSSGLVGPRILNHLCDQVNKYSGSCEDHELLTLLLRRSLVPYLRMLQRWMHSGVLDDPYGEFFISEVYQPARPSPTAASHQQQRHVGQFFLDALAPSATGAGRDGELGVSGSSTASQGRFSSSRRAAAQQDVVAFDRRFSLNKSLVPVFLNTPSRIAKMVFFAGKYCCLLREYGAALPAFRPATFSGGAGAAAAGSRSDGPGDALLTWSGADQLQRQVQESFEISSGAVIQLLFSPSVDLLGHLKSLKLYFLQERGDWVVDFLDSAESLLAEHPDRVKQYSMQVLLQAAVARSCSSDPYHDLIGCSFANCTLEELLQEQNRQRDSGGDTTTAAIGEGATTALPFRRSMGGSGGEVDARGSLELLQLETDLQWPLTLVLDGKVTHRLNVIFRLLIWVKTCERRLCEVWFTNEILGEFSAAYGLKHQFVQFLRQFQFYAAHFVLEPLWSRLVARIGQADSVFAISQALTDFFDGVETGLVLSSTQRFRSLAHILELTERFCSVGMHSSTATMPLIEATLHSVEDQFLRALSELASPIGPDYPQLVPLLTWIDFSRFYDQNNVYHVQHGAASSAAGRSM encoded by the coding sequence ATGAGCAGCACGACGGATTGGACCCGCTTCCTCGCCGCGCTGGAGAAGCGAGGGGTTCGGTTTGATCAAGTGCAGTACGCCACTGACCGCCAGGAGGTCATTCGCGCCACCGGCATTACAGATGCCCTCAGCATCGCGGTAGTGGAGACGGAgtggcagcgccactgcAACGGCGTAAGAGATGCTTCGAGAGCGATACCACCGAACCACCAAGGCGTTTCCGCCAGTAATCCTATACCCACTCGCCCTCTGGCACCGCTCCTGTCTCAACTCGCACCCGATGAAAGAGGGCCGACTACGTCTGCCAGAGCCTCGAATGGCGGTATGGCTGGCCTGCCGGCTCTCCACGAGCTCTCCCAGTTGACAAGGCTGCCGGAGGAGTTGCAGGACACCGTGTTGGCGACAGAAGTTCTATCGGCAGCAGTGGGACTTGGGGGCGTGTTCCTCCAGTACACGCCACCAGCACCCGGCACCTCGAGCGGCATCAGCCCCAAAGAAGGCTTTCAGGTCTCGCCGCTGGTACCTGCGTCGATGCGGAGCCTGTGCGAAACTGTCCTGCCTGTTGCCGACGCCTTTATGGCGCTTCGCTGCATCGAGAAGGCCGAGTACTCCAGTCGTAGTCTTGTGCTCATGGCACTCGGCGAGGTGGTCTCCGAGATCAACACGAGCTACGCCCACCAGGTGTCCAAGCTGCAGCTCTGGAGTGAGGGTCGGCCGATGCCGCTGATGGGCGTGGTGTCGGAGATTCTCCGTGTCGGGCATCACGTGGTGCGACTGCGACAAATGCTGCCAATGGATCTCATATGCACAGCGCtcgctgaggcggcggcagcggctccgacTTCGTCGACGctcacctctccctcttccggGCTCGTGGGGCCTCGCATCTTGAATCACCTGTGTGACCAAGTGAATAAGTACTCCGGCAGCTGCGAGGATCACgagctgctgacgctgctgctccgtcgcTCGCTCGTCCCGTACCTGCGCATGTTGCAGCGCTGGATGCACAGCGGCGTACTTGACGACCCGTACGGTGAGTTCTTCATATCGGAAGTCTACCAACCAGCGCGGCCGTCCCCGACGGCTGCGAgtcaccagcagcagcgacacgtTGGCCAGTTCTTTTTGGATGCActggcgccgtcggcgaccGGCGCCGGGCGCGACGGTGAGCTTGGTGTGAGCGGCTCCAGCACGGCTTCTCAGGGCCGATTCAGCTCGAGCAGACGtgcggccgcgcagcaggacGTGGTGGCCTTTGACCGGCGCTTCTCCCTGAACAAGAGCCTCGTGCCAGTGTTCCTCAACACACCGAGTCGCATAGCCAAAATGGTCTTTTTCGCTGGTAAGTACTGCTGTCTCTTACGAGAGTACGGCGCAGCGCTCCCAGCGTTTCGACCTGCAACTTTTtccggcggtgctggtgctgctgcggcaggatCCAGGTCCGACGGTCCTGGCGACGCCCTCTTGACTTGGAGTGGAGCGGACCAGCTTCAGCGTCAGGTGCAGGAGTCCTTCGAGATCTCCAGCGGGGCCGTGATCCAGCTGCTGTTTAGCCCGTCCGTCGACTTACTCGGGCATCTCAAGTCTCTGAAGCTGTACTTTCTCCAAGAGCGCGGTGATTGGGTCGTGGACTTCCTCGACAGCGCCGAGAGCCTCCTCGCCGAGCATCCAGATCGCGTCAAACAGTACTCGATGCAGGTGTTACTGCAAGCAGCTGTggcccgcagctgctcgagcgaCCCGTACCATGACCTAATCGGGTGCAGCTTTGCGAACTGCACtttggaggagctgctgcaggaacAGAATCggcagcgcgacagcggcggcgacacgacgacggcggccatcGGCGAGGgtgcgacgacggcgctgccgttcCGTCGGAGCATGGGCGGTAGCGGTGGCGAAGTGGACGCTCGGGGCAGTTTGGAGCTGCTTCAGCTCGAGACGGATCTGCAGTGGCCCTTGACGCTGGTGCTCGATGGAAAGGTAACGCATCGTCTGAACGTCATCTTTCGGCTACTGATCTGGGTGAAGACCTGCGAGCGGCGCCTCTGCGAGGTGTGGTTTACGAATGAGATCCTCGGTGAGTTCAGTGCCGCTTACGGGCTGAAGCACCAGTTTGTGCAGTTTCTGCGTCAGTTCCAGTTTTACGCTGCCCACTTTGTGCTGGAGCCGCTGTGGAGTCGCCTCGTCGCGCGCATCGGTCAGGCAGATAGTGTGTTCGCCATCTCGCAGGCACTCACGGACTTCTTTGATGGCGTGGAGACGGGCTTGGTGCTCTCCAGCACTCAGCGCTTCCGCAGCCTGGCACACATTCTCGAGCTAACGGAGCGTTTCTGCTCGGTAGGGATGCACAGCAGTACAGCGACGATGCCGCTGATTGAGGCAACGCTGCATTCTGTCGAGGACCAGTTTCTGCGTGCGCTGTCGGAGCTTGCCTCGCCGATAGGACCCGACTACCCGcagctggtgccgctgctgacatGGATCGACTTTAGCCGCTTCTACGACCAGAACAACGTCTATCACGTTCAGCACGGCGCAGCAAGCTCTGCAGCGGGTCGTAGTATGTAA
- a CDS encoding asparaginase-like protein: protein MLYINSGLVGPKAMSGELFPEEDTSGAKVLLINMRSHQSDLLDQTERSNVDRRRFFLDILHCNEDLHRPGVPSFDVMQLGKLKLSADHTHEDWIELAQLIKKEYHNYRGFVVESGSDNMVTTSTAVSFLLENLGKPVIFTGSLIPGHRIYTDMTRNIILALAFASCSQICEVCILFDEMLYRANRTIKMSRCSLRPFDSPHFPPIASVRGGVLMIRKVLLRPHPTGRLHIEAELSTKVLTLKLGPGAPFEFFRTAIEHTSASALILRCYGSGNGPTRRNFMKHLLAIAKARDLVVVICTHNRYGLVVLSEYEAGRQLIGAGAISAGDMTQEAAMVKLKYLFGLGMSPEQVRKHFPVDMRGEISSPSAKL, encoded by the coding sequence ATGCTGTACATCAATAGCGGCCTTGTAGGTCCCAAGGCGATGAGCGGTGAACTCTTCCCTGAGGAGGACACGTCGGGTGCCAAGGTGCTCCTCATCAACATGCGCAGTCATCAGTCTGACCTGCTCGATCAAACGGAGCGGAGCAACGTTGACCGTCGCCGATTTTTTCTCGACATTCTCCACTGCAACGAAGACTTGCACAGGCCGGGTGTGCCCAGCTTTGATGTGATGCAGCTGGGAAAACTGAAACTCTCGGCAGACCACACCCACGAGGACTGGAtagagctggcgcagctcatAAAGAAGGAGTACCACAACTACCGCGGCTTTGTGGTGGAGAGCGGATCAGACAACATGgtcaccacctccacggcggtcAGCTTCTTGCTCGAGAACCTCGGCAAGCCGGTCATCTTCACAGGCTCGCTCATCCCTGGCCATCGCATCTACACCGATATGACGCGAAACATTATCCTCGCCTTGGCGTTCGCCAGCTGTAGCCAGATTTGTGAGGTTTGCATTCTCTTTGACGAGATGCTCTACCGCGCAAATCGCACCATCAAAATGAGTCGTTGCAGCCTGCGCCCCTTCGACTCGCCGCACTTTCCTCCCATCGCATCTGTGCGCGGCGGTGTCCTGATGATTCGAAAGGTGCTTCTCCGTCCGCACCCCACCGGTCGACTGCACATCGAGGCAGAGCTGTCCACGAAGGTGCTGACGCTCAAGCTGGGCCCCGGAGCACCGTTTGAGTTTTTCCGAACCGCTATTGAGCACACAAGCGCTTCGGCCCTCATCCTGCGCTGCTACGGCAGTGGTAACGGGCCGACCCGGCGTAACTTTATGAAGCACCTCCTCGCTATAGCGAAGGCTCGCGacttggtggtggtgatttGCACGCATAACCGCTACGGGCTAGTAGTGCTGTCCGAATACGAAGCTGGGCGACAGCTTATAGGGGCTGGGGCCATCAGCGCCGGTGACATGACGCAAGAGGCGGCTATGGTGAAGCTCAAGTACCTGTTTGGTCTTGGCATGTCTCCGGAGCAGGTGCGCAAGCACTTTCCTGTGGACATGCGCGGCGAAATATCGTCACCGTCCGCAAAGCTGTGA
- a CDS encoding putative 60S ribosomal protein L22 yields MVAVRAKVGSRSYVRQKQLAKGKKVFKIDCSIPAADGIFSEDVLGNFEQFFQDNTKLNGRKGKLSDKVRLSMNDNVLTISTTMAYRKKYFKYLTKKFLKKKDLRDWIRILATGKETYQLKYFNIQDQEE; encoded by the coding sequence ATGGTCGCCGTTCGCGCTAAGGTTGGCTCTCGCAGCTACGTTCGCCAGAAGCAGCTGGCCAAGGGCAAGAAGGTCTTCAAGATCGACTGCAGCATCCCGGCCGCCGATGGCATCTTCAGCGAGGATGTGCTTGGCAACTTCGAGCAGTTCTTCCAGGACAACACGAAGCTGAACGGGCGTAAGGGCAAGCTGTCTGATAAGGTCCGTCTGTCGATGAACGACAATGTTCTGACCATCAGCACCACGATGGCGTACCGCAAGAAGTATTTCAAGTACCTCACGAAGAAGTTCCTCAAGAAGAAGGACCTGCGCGACTGGATCCGCATCCTCGCCACCGGCAAGGAGACGTACCAGCTCAAGTACTTCAACATCCAGGACCAGGAGGAATAG